A genomic segment from Streptomyces sp. NBC_00459 encodes:
- a CDS encoding NAD-dependent epimerase/dehydratase family protein, with protein sequence MSSVRGKKILVTGGAGTIGSNLVDLLAEGGAREIVVLDNFVRGRRANLAKAMPSGVVEVVEGDIRDAATVRKVTEGADLVFHLAAIRITQCAQEPRLANEVMVDGTFNVLEAAAEAGVGKVIASSSASVYGMAETFPTTERHHAYNNDTFYGAAKAFNEGMLRSFHAMYGLDYVALRYFNVYGPRMDIHGLYTEVLIRWMERIEAGEPPLILGDGTQTMDFVDVRDIARANVLAAESDVTDEVFNVASGTETSLRELADGLLEAMGASGLEPEHGPARAVNGVVRRLADTTRAAERLGFTARIDMRTGLRDLVEWWRAERAADAATAEAAK encoded by the coding sequence TTGAGCAGCGTACGAGGCAAGAAGATCCTGGTCACCGGGGGAGCGGGCACCATCGGCTCCAACCTCGTCGACCTCCTCGCCGAGGGCGGCGCCCGCGAGATCGTGGTGCTGGACAACTTCGTGCGCGGGCGGCGGGCCAACCTCGCCAAGGCCATGCCCAGCGGCGTCGTGGAGGTCGTCGAGGGCGACATCCGGGACGCCGCCACCGTACGGAAGGTCACCGAGGGCGCCGACCTGGTGTTCCACCTCGCCGCGATACGCATCACCCAGTGCGCGCAGGAACCCCGGCTGGCCAACGAGGTCATGGTCGACGGCACCTTCAACGTCCTGGAAGCGGCGGCCGAGGCCGGGGTGGGCAAGGTGATCGCCTCGTCCTCGGCTTCCGTCTACGGCATGGCCGAGACCTTCCCGACGACCGAGCGCCACCACGCGTACAACAACGACACGTTCTACGGCGCGGCGAAGGCCTTCAACGAGGGCATGCTGCGCAGCTTCCACGCCATGTACGGACTGGACTACGTGGCCCTGCGCTACTTCAACGTCTACGGCCCCCGGATGGACATCCACGGCCTCTACACCGAGGTGCTCATCCGCTGGATGGAGCGCATCGAGGCGGGAGAGCCGCCGCTGATCCTCGGTGACGGCACGCAGACGATGGACTTCGTCGACGTCCGGGACATCGCCAGAGCCAATGTGCTGGCCGCCGAGTCGGATGTGACGGACGAGGTGTTCAACGTCGCCAGCGGCACGGAGACCTCGCTGCGCGAACTCGCCGACGGCCTGCTGGAGGCCATGGGCGCGTCGGGTCTGGAGCCGGAGCACGGGCCCGCCCGCGCGGTGAACGGCGTGGTCCGGCGGCTCGCGGACACCACCCGGGCCGCCGAGCGGCTCGGCTTCACGGCGCGGATCGACATGCGTACGGGGCTCAGGGACCTGGTGGAGTGGTGGCGTGCCGAGCGCGCCGCCGACGCCGCAACGGCGGAGGCGGCCAAGTGA
- a CDS encoding glycosyltransferase, with product MTSIVIPAHNEARVIGRLLDSLADSADDETDIVVVCNGCTDDTARIANTHGPRVRVVEIPTPSKHAALRAGDDHARGFPRLYVDADVVITGADVRALVEPLDDDTSEILATAPERQIPLTGCGWRVRAYYRVWQRLPAVREGLFGRGVIAVSKAGHARIAALPPLMADDLAASLAFAPGERLVVGGAGVVVHPPRTWRDLMKRRVRAAVSTAQVEQHQGPEDASARTSVADLKALVRRDPKLLPSVVVFVAAAVAARRASRKAIRAQDFGTWLRDESSRQN from the coding sequence GTGACGAGCATCGTGATCCCGGCCCACAACGAGGCGCGAGTCATCGGCCGACTCCTCGATTCCCTGGCCGACTCCGCCGACGACGAGACCGACATCGTGGTCGTGTGCAACGGCTGCACGGACGACACCGCACGGATCGCGAACACTCACGGACCGCGCGTCCGCGTGGTCGAGATCCCCACCCCGTCCAAGCACGCCGCCCTGCGCGCGGGCGACGACCACGCGCGTGGCTTCCCCCGCCTCTACGTGGACGCCGACGTGGTGATCACAGGCGCGGACGTACGAGCACTGGTCGAGCCGCTCGACGACGACACCTCGGAGATCCTGGCCACCGCCCCCGAGCGGCAGATCCCGCTGACCGGCTGCGGCTGGCGGGTGCGCGCCTACTACCGGGTGTGGCAGCGCCTCCCCGCCGTGCGCGAGGGGCTGTTCGGCCGGGGCGTCATCGCGGTCTCCAAGGCCGGGCACGCCCGGATCGCCGCACTGCCCCCGCTGATGGCGGACGACCTCGCCGCGTCCCTGGCGTTCGCCCCCGGGGAGCGGCTCGTGGTCGGCGGGGCCGGGGTCGTGGTGCACCCGCCGCGCACCTGGCGCGACTTGATGAAACGGCGTGTCCGGGCCGCGGTGTCCACCGCCCAGGTGGAGCAGCACCAGGGCCCGGAGGATGCCTCGGCGCGCACGAGCGTGGCGGATCTGAAAGCCCTGGTCCGCAGGGATCCGAAGCTCCTGCCCAGTGTCGTAGTCTTCGTCGCGGCGGCGGTCGCCGCCCGGCGGGCATCCAGAAAAGCCATCCGGGCACAGGACTTCGGTACCTGGCTACGGGACGAGAGCAGCCGGCAGAACTGA
- a CDS encoding sugar transferase — protein sequence MAIQVTHEQLVVERRTPEARRRRWDRKYRIALLIVDGFAAVAAAFLVHAVYGRWAVALVLPPMWIVAMVAHRSYDRTALGLGTEEYRRVLRGALALPALAAVAHYLFAHDEGLLHDMVMAAVPAVVIALPGRYALRRRLHRRWARGRDRSATLLVGPSRGIVELIAVLRRGGTQELHVAGVCLSDPKNRAEIHNLGLPVLGGIGDMDDVVRVMGISTVVALPVPEADASVLRRMSWTAAVQGVDFLLAPVLTDVSASRLAVRPTNGVPLLRIQAPNLTRISRLPKEILDRSLAAVLLALLALPMLLISLIVRLDSPGPTLFRQQRVGRYGDHFTMFKFRTMRPDSEALRAELEHLNENSDGLLFKVKEDPRITRVGSVLRRTSLDELPQLINVIGGHMSLVGPRPPLPEEVEEYTPEVKRRLLVKPGLTGLWQVSGRSDLAWDEAVRLDLGYVDNWSMGLDLEILARTGSAVVRGTGAY from the coding sequence ATGGCCATTCAGGTCACGCATGAGCAACTGGTTGTGGAACGCAGGACTCCGGAAGCTCGCCGAAGACGTTGGGATCGCAAATACCGGATCGCTCTGCTGATCGTGGACGGCTTCGCGGCCGTTGCCGCGGCCTTCCTCGTCCACGCGGTGTACGGCCGCTGGGCGGTGGCCCTGGTGCTGCCCCCGATGTGGATCGTGGCCATGGTCGCCCATCGTTCCTACGACCGCACCGCCCTGGGTCTGGGAACCGAGGAGTATCGACGGGTGCTCCGCGGCGCGCTCGCGCTGCCGGCGCTGGCCGCCGTCGCGCACTACCTGTTCGCGCACGACGAGGGACTTCTCCATGACATGGTCATGGCTGCGGTGCCGGCCGTCGTGATCGCCCTCCCGGGCCGTTACGCACTCCGCCGCCGGCTCCACCGAAGATGGGCCCGGGGCCGGGACCGGAGCGCGACACTCCTGGTCGGGCCGTCACGCGGCATCGTGGAGCTGATCGCCGTCCTGCGCCGAGGCGGCACACAGGAACTGCACGTCGCCGGGGTGTGTCTGAGCGATCCGAAGAACCGGGCGGAGATCCACAATTTGGGGCTCCCCGTCCTCGGCGGCATCGGCGACATGGACGACGTGGTCCGGGTCATGGGCATCAGCACCGTGGTGGCACTGCCGGTCCCCGAGGCCGACGCCTCCGTCCTGCGCCGGATGTCCTGGACAGCGGCCGTGCAGGGCGTCGACTTCCTGCTGGCCCCCGTGCTGACCGACGTGTCCGCCTCCCGGCTGGCGGTACGCCCCACCAACGGGGTGCCGCTGCTGCGGATACAGGCGCCCAACCTGACCCGGATCTCCCGGCTGCCCAAGGAGATCCTGGACCGTTCGCTCGCGGCGGTACTCCTGGCGCTCCTCGCGCTGCCCATGCTGCTGATATCCCTGATCGTGCGGCTGGACAGCCCCGGGCCGACCCTGTTCAGGCAGCAGCGGGTGGGCCGCTACGGCGACCACTTCACCATGTTCAAGTTCCGCACCATGCGGCCGGACTCGGAGGCACTCCGGGCGGAACTGGAGCACCTCAACGAGAACAGCGACGGCCTGCTGTTCAAGGTGAAGGAAGACCCGCGGATCACCCGGGTCGGCTCGGTGCTGCGCCGCACGTCGCTCGACGAACTGCCGCAGCTGATCAACGTGATCGGCGGCCACATGTCGCTCGTCGGCCCCCGTCCGCCGCTGCCCGAGGAGGTGGAGGAGTACACGCCGGAGGTCAAGCGCCGACTGCTGGTCAAGCCCGGCCTCACCGGGTTGTGGCAGGTCAGCGGACGCTCCGACCTGGCCTGGGACGAGGCGGTCCGGCTCGATCTCGGATACGTGGACAACTGGTCGATGGGGCTCGACCTGGAGATTCTGGCGCGCACCGGGTCCGCCGTGGTGCGTGGAACGGGGGCCTACTGA
- a CDS encoding Gfo/Idh/MocA family protein produces the protein MTQGTQPLGIAVVGAGYWGPNLVRNFQASEQFRLRWLCDLDVDRAQRVLGGYSTVQATSDYAAVLADPTVDAVAVATPAGTHLDIALAALRAGKHVLVEKPLAATYADGMSLVTEAEERGLTLMCDHTYCYTPAVGRIRELVRSGELGDIHFVDSVRINLGLVQKDIDVMWDLAPHDLSILDFILPDNVEPVAVAAHGADPIGAGQACVAYLTLQLNTGAIAHVHVNWLSPTKVRTTMVGGSKRTLIWDDLNPAQRVAIFDRGVDLAAPQEIGADERRDMLVSYRSGDMVAPAIGEKEALRSMVDEFGDAIRQRRAPLTDGRAGLRVLDILEAASRSLEFKGAVVGLRAGR, from the coding sequence GTGACGCAGGGCACGCAGCCGTTGGGGATCGCGGTCGTCGGGGCCGGTTACTGGGGCCCCAACCTCGTACGCAACTTCCAGGCCAGCGAGCAGTTCCGGCTGCGCTGGCTGTGCGATCTCGACGTGGACCGGGCCCAGCGGGTCCTCGGCGGCTACTCGACGGTCCAGGCCACCTCGGACTACGCGGCCGTCCTCGCCGACCCGACCGTCGACGCCGTCGCCGTGGCCACGCCCGCCGGGACCCACCTCGACATCGCCCTGGCCGCCCTGCGCGCCGGCAAACACGTCCTCGTGGAGAAGCCGCTCGCGGCGACCTACGCAGACGGGATGAGCCTGGTGACCGAGGCGGAGGAGCGCGGGCTCACCCTGATGTGCGACCACACCTACTGCTACACGCCCGCCGTGGGCCGCATCCGGGAACTGGTCCGTTCCGGGGAACTCGGCGACATCCACTTCGTCGACTCGGTGCGGATCAACCTCGGTCTGGTCCAGAAGGACATCGACGTGATGTGGGACCTCGCCCCGCACGACCTGTCGATCCTGGACTTCATCCTCCCGGACAACGTGGAGCCGGTCGCCGTCGCCGCCCACGGGGCCGACCCGATCGGCGCGGGCCAGGCCTGTGTGGCCTATCTGACGCTCCAGCTCAACACGGGGGCCATCGCCCACGTGCACGTCAACTGGCTGTCGCCGACCAAGGTCCGTACCACCATGGTGGGCGGCTCCAAGCGCACCCTGATCTGGGACGACCTCAACCCCGCCCAGCGCGTGGCGATCTTCGACCGCGGGGTGGACCTGGCCGCGCCCCAGGAGATCGGCGCGGACGAGCGCCGGGACATGCTCGTGTCGTACCGCTCCGGCGACATGGTCGCACCCGCCATCGGCGAGAAGGAGGCGCTGCGCAGCATGGTCGACGAGTTCGGCGACGCGATCAGACAGCGCCGGGCGCCGCTGACCGACGGCCGTGCGGGCCTGCGGGTGCTGGACATTCTCGAGGCGGCTTCCCGGAGTCTCGAATTCAAGGGCGCGGTCGTCGGACTGCGTGCCGGGCGTTGA